Proteins encoded by one window of Pempheris klunzingeri isolate RE-2024b chromosome 14, fPemKlu1.hap1, whole genome shotgun sequence:
- the drd1b gene encoding dopamine receptor D1b, with amino-acid sequence MDQNFSTVRDGKQLLPERDSSKRVLTGCFLSLLIFTTLLGNTLVCAAVTKFRHLRSKVTNFFVISLAISDLLVAILVMPWKAATEIVGFWPFGAFCNVWVAFDIMCSTASILNLCVISVDRYWAISSPFRYERKMTPKVACLMISVAWTLSVLISFIPVQLNWHKAQTTSYAEINGTYPGDLPPDNCDSSLNRTYAISSSLISFYIPVAIMIVTYTRIYRIAQKQIRRISALERAAESAKNRHSSMGNSSNMESESSFKMSFKRETKVLKTLSVIMGVFVCCWLPFFILNCMVPFCEPNLPDGATDFPCISSTTFDVFVWFGWANSSLNPIIYAFNADFRKAFSILLGCHRLCPGSNAIEIVSINNNMGAPTSNPSCQYQPKSHIPKEGNHSASYVIPHSILCPEEELQKKDGCRREIEVGMVNNALDKLSPAISGNLDSDTEVTLEKINPITQNGQHKAVSC; translated from the coding sequence ATGGATCAGAATTTCTCAACGGTTCGAGATGGCAAGCAGCTGCTACCAGAGAGAGACTCGTCCAAACGTGTGCTGACAGGAtgcttcctctccctcctcatcttcacCACGCTGCTAGGCAACACCcttgtgtgtgctgctgttaccAAGTTCCGACActtgaggtcaaaggtcaccaaCTTCTTTGTCATCTCGCTGGCCATCTCTGACCTTCTGGTGGCTATCTTGGTAATGCCGTGGAAGGCGGCAACTGAGATTGTGGGGTTTTGGCCGTTTGGTGCGTTCTGCAACGTATGGGTGGCGTTTGACATCATGTGCTCCACCGCGTCCATCTTGAATCTGTGTGTTATTAGTGTTGACCGTTACTGGGCCATCTCGAGCCCCTTCCGCTATGAACGCAAGATGACCCCTAAAGTGGCATGTCTAATGATCAGTGTAGCATGGACCCTGTCTGTCCTTATCTCCTTCATTCCTGTTCAGCTTAACTGGCACAAAGCTCAGACCACCAGCTACGCAGAGATAAATGGAACATACCCCGGCGATCTGCCCCCTGACAATTGCGACTCCAGCCTTAACAGGACCTACgccatctcttcctcccttaTCAGTTTCTACATACCCGTGGCTATTATGATAGTCACCTACACCCGGATCTACCGAATCGCCCAAAAACAGATTCGGAGAATATCTGCCCTGGAGCGGGCAGCAGAGAGTGCCAAAAACCGTCACAGCAGCATGGGGAATAGTTCGAACATGGAGAGTGAGAGCTCATTCAAAATGTCGTTCAAACGAGAAACCAAAGTCTTAAAGACGCTCTCAGTCATCAtgggagtgtttgtgtgctgctggtTGCCCTTCTTCATCCTGAACTGCATGGTTCCGTTCTGTGAGCCAAACTTGCCGGATGGTGCCACGGACTTCCCCTGCATCAGCTCCACCACCTTTGATGTGTTCGTGTGGTTTGGCTGGGCAAACTCCTCGCTCAACCCCATCATCTATGCCTTCAACGCCGACTTCCGCAAGGCCTTCTCCATCCTCCTGGGCTGCCACCGGCTCTGCCCAGGGAGCAACGCCATTGAGATAGTCAGTATTAACAACAACATGGGCGCCCCTACCTCGAACCCCAGCTGTCAGTATCAGCCCAAGAGTCACATCCCAAAGGAGGGCAACCATTCAGCAAGCTACGTAATCCCCCACAGCATCCTGTGTCCGGAGGAGGAGTTACAGAAGAAGGATGGGTGCAGAAGGGAAATCGAGGTGGGGATGGTAAACAACGCCCTGGACAAACTCTCCCCAGCCATCTCTGGGAATCTAGACAGCGATACTGAGGTCACACTGGAAAAGATCAATCCCATAACACAGAATGGACAGCATAAAGCTGTGTCATGTTGA